A region from the Corylus avellana chromosome ca7, CavTom2PMs-1.0 genome encodes:
- the LOC132186200 gene encoding LOB domain-containing protein 1-like, which translates to MGFHVLAMAAGSRAHQPCAACRMLRRKCDNNCLLAPYFPGDDVEKFAGVHRVFGASNVAKMIQTVEEAKREDAVKAIVYEATARLRDPVYGSVGAIFHLQKMVEELKVQLDSIRAQVSDSQKQKDQLLDILMNIHHLDLVSPINDPLLDRDSFTLDAETMAYDPLQFPVECDWIL; encoded by the exons ATGGGCTTCCATGTGCTGGCAATGGCAGCAGGCAGCAGGGCCCATCAACCGTGTGCCGCTTGTAGGATGCTCCGCCGGAAATGTGACAACAATTGCTTGCTTGCGCCTTACTTTCCCGGTGATGATGTGGAGAAGTTTGCCGGTGTGCATAGAGTGTTTGGTGCCAGCAATGTTGCTAAAATGATACAG ACGGTGGAGGAGGCAAAGAGGGAGGATGCTGTGAAGGCAATAGTCTATGAAGCAACAGCAAGGCTCAGAGACCCTGTTTATGGGAGTGTTGGAGCCATTTTCCATTTGCAAAAGATGGTTGAGGAACTCAAAGTGCAATTGGATTCTATCAGGGCTCAAGTTTCGGATTCGCAGAAACAAAAAGATCAGCTGTTGGACATTCTTATGAATATTCATCACCTTGATCTTGTCTCTCCCATCAATGATCCTCTCCTTGATCGTGACAGTTTCACCTTGGATGCTGAAACCATGGCATATGATCCTCTTCAATTTCCTGTAGAATGTGATTGGATTTTATAG